The genomic DNA GTAGAAAATGAGTATGCAAAATGTAAAGTAGCTAATGAGCCATTAATTATAGGAATGGGATATGTTGAAGCTGACATAAGAAAATTAATACCTATGTTAGATAAATATGCAGATGCATATGAAATTTCAAGTCACTATGTAGGAAGAGATTTAACTCCTATGTTAAATACTTTAAGAGCAGCAAAAGAATTAACTAAAAAACCTGTATTTATGAAAGTATCTCCAGGTGTAGAAAATTTAGGAGAAGTAGCAAAAGCTTTACAAGAAAATGGAGCAGATGGGTTAGTTGCTATTAACTCAGTAGGACCTTGTCTTTCTATAGATATTGAAACTGGAAAACCATTAATGGGAAGTGCAACAGGATATGGTTGGATGTCAGGTCCAGCAATAAAACCAATTGCTATGAGAGTAGTTTATGAGCTTGCAAAAGCTGTAGATATTCCAGTATTTGCTGTTGGAGGAATTGCAACAGGAGAAGATGTTATTGAAATGATGATGGCTGGAGCATCAGCTGTTCAAGTTTGTACACAAGGAATTATAGAAGGACCTAAAGCTTTTGGAAGAATTGCAAAAGAAACTAGTGATTGGTTAGATAAACATGGATATAAATCAATTAATGATATAAAAGGTATTACAATAAAATATTTAAAAGAAAGAGAAGCTGCAAATTATATAACTAATCCACCAGTAGTAGACAAAGATAAATGTGTAGGTTGTGGAATATGTAAAACAGTTTGTGGATATAAAGCTATAACAATAGTTGATAAAAAGGCTATTATAGATGGAGCTAAATGCTTTGGTTGTGGAGTATGTGTATCTAAGTGTCCTACAAAAGCTATGAGCATAGCAAGATAGTCATAAGGAGTAGATAAAAATGGGATTACTTTTAAAGAATGCGAATATAGTTACAGATAAAGATAAATTTTTAGCAGATGTGTATATAGAAAATGGTGTTATTTCTAAAATAGGTGAAAATTTAAATGTTAAAGCTGAAAGAACAATAGATTTAACAGGAAAATATTTGATGCCAGGTGGAATAGATGTGCACACTCATTTTGATATAGATGTTGGTATAGCAAGATCAGCAGATAATTTTTATACAGGAAGTTTAGCTGCTGCATATGGTGGAACTACGACTATTGTTGATCATATGGGATTTGGACCAAAAGGGTGCAACTTGCATCATCAACTAGATTATTATCATAATTTAGCTAAAGATTCTGTAATAGATTATAGCTTTCATGGAGTAATTCAACATATTGATCAAAATATCTTGGGGGAGATAGATCAAATGATAGAAGATGGAATTCCATCTTTTAAGGGTTATATGACTTATGGGTATAAATTGTCTGATATAGAGATGCTAAAATTATCCGAAAAATTATCTAAAAGCGGTGGGCTTTTAACAGTGCATCCAGAAAATAATGATATTATTGATTTCTTTAGAGAAAAATTTGCTGCTGAAAATAAATTATCACCAATTTATCATGCTAAAAGTAGACCTGATAAATGTGAAGGGGAAGCAGTAAATAGAATGATAGATATAACAAATATGACTAATTGTCCATTATATATTGTACATTTATCTTGTAATGATGCTTTAGAGCATATAAAAAAAGCTATAGATAAGGGACAAAAGGTATATGCTGAAACTTGTCCTCAATATCTTGTATTAGATGAAGATCTCTACAATAGAAAAGATGGAGTTAAATATATTTGTAGTCCTCCTATTAGAGAAAAATCTCACCAAGATAAATTATGGGAAGGAATTCAAAATGGATATATTCAAACAATTGCTACTGATCATTGCTCTTTTAATTACGAACTAAAAAAAGAAATGGGAGAAAAAGATTTTAGAAATTGTCCAAATGGATTACCTGGAGTTGAAACAAGAATGTCTATTATTTTTTCTGAAGGAGTTTCAAAGGGAAGAATAAATTTAAATAAATTTGTAGAATTAGTAAGTACAAATCCAGCAAAAATATTTGGAATGTATCCGAAAAAAGGAGCTATTCAAATAGGATCAGATGCTGATTTAGTAGTTATTGATCCAAAGTTAAAAAAGATTATAACAGCAAAAGAATTACATGAAAATGTAGATTATACACCTTTTGAAGGAATAGAAATAGTAGGTTGTCCTGTAATGACTATTTCTCAAGGGGAGGTAATTGTAGAAAATAATAAATTTGTGGGCGAAAAAGGAAGGGGTAAATTTATAAAAAGAAACCCGTTCAAATCTTAAATTTGGAGGAAAACATGGAAGATAAATTCACTTTTATAGTAAATGGAAAAACGATAGTTACAACTGAAGATGTTA from Fusobacterium hominis includes the following:
- a CDS encoding 4Fe-4S binding protein, whose protein sequence is MADLRVKIAGLEYENPVIVAAGPPSKDAQACRACVENGAAGVVAKTVSSVAANVPKPCMHDFKGKSFINTELWSELSVEHWVENEYAKCKVANEPLIIGMGYVEADIRKLIPMLDKYADAYEISSHYVGRDLTPMLNTLRAAKELTKKPVFMKVSPGVENLGEVAKALQENGADGLVAINSVGPCLSIDIETGKPLMGSATGYGWMSGPAIKPIAMRVVYELAKAVDIPVFAVGGIATGEDVIEMMMAGASAVQVCTQGIIEGPKAFGRIAKETSDWLDKHGYKSINDIKGITIKYLKEREAANYITNPPVVDKDKCVGCGICKTVCGYKAITIVDKKAIIDGAKCFGCGVCVSKCPTKAMSIAR
- the hydA gene encoding dihydropyrimidinase; the protein is MGLLLKNANIVTDKDKFLADVYIENGVISKIGENLNVKAERTIDLTGKYLMPGGIDVHTHFDIDVGIARSADNFYTGSLAAAYGGTTTIVDHMGFGPKGCNLHHQLDYYHNLAKDSVIDYSFHGVIQHIDQNILGEIDQMIEDGIPSFKGYMTYGYKLSDIEMLKLSEKLSKSGGLLTVHPENNDIIDFFREKFAAENKLSPIYHAKSRPDKCEGEAVNRMIDITNMTNCPLYIVHLSCNDALEHIKKAIDKGQKVYAETCPQYLVLDEDLYNRKDGVKYICSPPIREKSHQDKLWEGIQNGYIQTIATDHCSFNYELKKEMGEKDFRNCPNGLPGVETRMSIIFSEGVSKGRINLNKFVELVSTNPAKIFGMYPKKGAIQIGSDADLVVIDPKLKKIITAKELHENVDYTPFEGIEIVGCPVMTISQGEVIVENNKFVGEKGRGKFIKRNPFKS